CAAGATGCACCTCCACACAAACATTATTCTGGCTAAAAGAATTACTTCACTCGCCCAGTGGCATGGGGGCTATTTAGGTGCGTGCTGAGGCTGCCCCAGGTAGGGGCGCAAAATATTTAGCTTGTCCATGCCCAGCGCGCCTCTCCAGGGTGCTGTTGGAGACGTGGCGCTCCATCAAAATAATTTAACATAAATGATGTAGCCTGCAGACCGGTGACCAAATGTATTAATTACAATGTCATGACACTTTTTCAACCATTAACGTATTAATAAGgtgagagtgggggagaaagtCTCCTAGAAAGGCAAGCAGGTAGACGACAGCTCTGGAGCGGTTGCTGCATAATCACAGGTGGACAGCAAATGGTGAATTCACTACAACGAGAGCTTTGTTGGAGCCTTTCTTCCCATCTAAAAATAAGCCTCAGCTATCTCATGATAAAGTgaaaactccacaaatacaggtgtgcaaagagtgtagcgtcatacccaagaagacaaaaaggtgcttcaacaaagcacagAGTAAAGGAtttgaatacttctgtaaatgtgatgtttccaAATTTTATTGTAAAAAAATCGGACATTTCTAGAAACccgtttttactttgtcattatggggtattatgtgtagacgAGGGGGGTTGGGAAAtcacatttaatacattttagaatgctGTAacgtaaaggggtctgaatactttcagaacgTACTGTAGCTAGTTACAGCTATGAGCTTTTATGTTTGTTGTGCGTAACGTGCAGTAGCCTATATCATATagagtacagttgaagtcgcaaGTTTAcatacaaatttcttgttaacaaactatagttttggaaagtcggttaggacatctactttttgcatgacaagtaatttctccagcaattgtttacagattatttcactgcatcacaattccagtgggtcagaagtttacatacaccaagttgactgtacctttaaacagcttggaaaattcagggtggcagcatcatgttgtgagggtgctttgctgcaggaggatctggtgcaattcacaaaatagatggaatcataaggataattatgtggataaattcaagacaccagtcaggaagttaaagcttggtagcaaagcttggtagcaaatgggtcttccaactggacaatgaccccaagcatacttccaaagttgtggcaaaatggcttaaggacaacaaagtcaaggtattggagtggccatcacaaagcccggacccaaatcctatagaaaatttgtgggcagaactgaaaaggcgtgtgcgagcaaggaggcctacaaacctgactccattacaccagctctgtcaggaggaatgggccaaaattcacccaacttattgtggaatgctacctgaaacatttgaccaaagttaaacaattttaagacAATGCTACCcaattctaattgagtgtatgtaaacttctgacccactgggaatgtgatgaaagaaataaactgaaataaatcattctctctactattctgacatttcacattcttacaataaagtggtgatcctaactgacctaatacagtgaatttttactagaattaaatgttaggcattgtgaagaactgagtttaaatgcatttggctaaggtgtatgtaaatgttgacttcaactgtatgtattggATAATTGCATAATCATTTGGGCTTGCTTAGGCTCAAAATATCTTTTAATGAAGGGCTCATAAAATATATGACTCACCAGGCTCGGTAGCATCAGGTTAGAATGTTCATGCTGATCTAAGTtctaatcaaatccagacatTTATATGCTTTTGAATGACACTTCCGGTTTTAGAGGTAAAGACCGGCATACCCGAGATGGAACATTTGTTAAATACCAGGATAATAGTCAATCCCAAATCTCTTTGAGTAGGGGAAAAGCTCAGCGTTGAGACAGACGTTTTCTCTGTTGTCTTCTCGGGGCAGGTCAGTGTTATTTGTCATGAATCTGGTTCCGGAGGCAACTTTGCAGTGTTCACTAGCTGGTAATGCCACAAAGTCAAagttaaacctaaccctaacgcGTAACCTTCAATTAGAATTTTGGTTTTCATGAAATTGTACAATATAGCCAAATTCAACTTCACGGCTGGCACATTAAggggaaaaaataaatatatcacTCAGCACTGTCTCGAGGACAAGATGGAAGACAAACACCAACCTGCTGTAGGGGTACAGGTAGAAAATCTTGGCAGTTCTCCTTTGTTAAAACCACCCATGAACAGCCTTACACAACTAGTGTTAGTTGCCAAGCAGATATGGCTTTGGTAAGGAGAAAGCTCACCTTGGCAATGGAGATGGTCTGCTGCTCCATCACCTCGTGGATGGCTGTGCGATCGGCATCTGCCATCTTGTCAAATTCGTCGATGCAGCAGACACCCTGGTCGGCCAGCACCAGCGCGCCgccctccagggtcatctccccGGTGAGGGGGTCACGCATCACCGCTGCAGTCAGGCCCACGCCAGAAGAACCTCGGCCCGTTGTATACTGGCCTGGAGGGGGTCAGGGAGAACGGTCATGGCTAGGCCCATGATGTCAGGAGCACAAATACAATTATCTTTAAATCCTTTATTTACTTGAATACGATTGAGGACCTCACTTTCCTTACATATTAATCCAACAACTGTGCAAAAGGGTATAAACCTTTTAGTCAATATCCAGTAGGCCATTTAGGATGTTGCCTTCACCAGTTGTGTGACCTGGGACCAGTGAAAAAGGGAGAGGAAATATTTCAGATAGTACTTACTGCGAGGAGCCAGGCGGTCAATGTAAGACAGCAGTTGGGACTTAGCTACTCCTGGGTCTCCCATCAGACAGATGTTTATGTTGCCTGGAAGGAGCCAAACCGGGGCATTAGTAAAACATCCCAAAACTCCAGTTAACTCAAATGAAAGCCAAAGCAGCCATTTTAAAAATGGACAATGTTACAGGGCAGTGGAAGGGTTTTATTGCACTCACCTCTGATCTTCATACCCTTGGGGGCCTGCTGCACTCCTccaaccagcagcagcagcagagcctTTTTCACATCTTCATGGCCAAAAATCTCAGGAGCAATGGAGCCAGCAAGCTTCTCATAGAAATCTTCCTCTGTAAGTAAGAACGGAGCACATGAACCAAACTATTCAGTTACACTCAGTCCATTCCCATCAGAACATCCTCTTGGACAAACAGCATGTGAAAGGTCTGAAAACAACCCAGTCCCAAAACACTGTTGGTAGATCCAAAAAGGCAGGAAACATTTAAGCAACGAGAAGCTTCATAATACTGCCAACATTGATCTGTTTTCACTGAAAGGATTAAGAACCTGGGGGGGGCGGGGACACACGCGCACATACCTGTGATCTGGCGCAGCTCTTCCTCACTCAGCTCTGCTGTGCCCAGCTCATCATCCTCGGTCTTGTTCATTAGAGTGATGCTGTGGGACTCCAGGTACGTCTCTGAAAGCAGaccctgagagggagagaaacagtcaAGACACATTACAACTCCAGactggcgcagcagtctaaggcactgcaactcagtgcaagaggcgtcactacagtccctggttcgaatccaggctgtatcacatccatcCATGGTTGGGAGACTCATAGGGCGGCGcagaattggcccagcattgtaaatgagaatttctTCTtcactgacttacctagttaaataaaaagaaaTAGAAACTGCAGCAGCACCTCTAAGCCAGCCAAGTAGCCTGCTGTCCAGGGGATGTAGTTGTACATCTGTAGCCTCAGGTTACAGAAACAACCTCCTGCCCTAGGGGCCATTCTAACTTCAACACGCCTTACTTTACATCTCAGCCAAGTCACAGGTAGAGTAAAATTCCAGTTTTCCTCCAAATGACAGTATGTAACGTTGTTAAACTTGAGGATAATTCTCAAAAAAGGTTTAAGGAAACTTTGTAACGCGTTTGAGTGCACTCACTTGGACAGCCTGCCTGAAGCCATTACGCAGCAGGGGGAGGAAGACGCCGGAGATAGCCACATGGTCTCCGGGCTGGGCCACGCGTGTGTTCTCCCCGCGCGTGTAGATGGACATGCTCCTGGGGATGTTTCCCACAGGAACCTGGTCACTCTGGAGATGGATGGAGGCACAGGTTAGTTAGGGATTCAAATCAGCACAAAGTCAGACTTGTGCTTGTTTATTTGCCTTCAACTTCTCACGCCAGACAGCTACATGATTTGAATGTGTTGCTGCATTTCAGATTCCTTTGTCAAAGGTCCTTACGTGTTCCTGTATGCGCAGTTCCTGGAACTTGACAAACTTTGAGCCTCGGGTCTGCAGGTAGAGGCGGCCACCTGACTTGTTGGTGACACACTCTTGACTGGGACACATGATGAGGGGCATGAATGTGGGGGATTGAATCTGATAAGATAGGGGGGTGTCTGGGTTAGCACAAGGAAAGGAACCCGAGAGAACTGAAATGTTTCTGTACCAGACAGTGTTTAATGCATTTACCCAACCATGAGAGCAAGTCAATTAATTATATAATTGATCAACTTTCCTTGACAAGTTGGTGCAGTAAGACGCCAATCGCTTACCGGCTGGTATGTCTCTGCCCCACACTGGTCACAGGTGTAGGTGGCTACTGCCATCATGGGCTTGACCTCAGTGGCACGGGTCACGATGCCCCTAACGGTCACCAACTGGCCAATGCTGTCTGCACGGACATCACGGACCACTTTGGGTTTGGCAGTGCTGGGCGGTTTGAAGTAGAgctcactgagagagagagagatcagaggggATGCAATAATTGTTATTCCGTGTTGCCCAAATACACAAATCAGCCACCATGACATGAATGGGCATGGCATGTGTCTAGTAGAACATGCACCCAGTCAAAATAAGGATACTTTTTGATATAcacaaccagtcaaaagttgataCCTACTCATGCAAGggcttctttatttttactattttctatgttgtagaatagaagacatcaaaacaatgaaacaacacatatggaatcacgtagtaaccaaaaaaagtataGATTTAatagttgagattcttcaaagtagccaccctttgccttgatgacagctttgcacacttagCATTCAcacaaccagcttcacttggaatgcttttccaacagtcttgaaggagttcccaaatatgctgagcacttgttggctgcttttccttcattttgCAGTCCAACTCATGCCAAAccgtctcaattgggttgaggtcaaatgactgtggaggccaggtcatctgatacagcactccatcgctctccttcaagggtcaaatagtccttacacagcctggaggtgtattgggtctttgtcctgttgaaaaacaaaatgactgtcccactaagtgcaaaccagatgggatggtatgtcgctgcagagtgctgtggtagccatgctggttaagagtgccttgaattctaattaagttacagacagtgtcaccagcaatgcaccTCCACACTTAACTccaggaaccacacatgcagagatcatctgttcacctactcaaGAGTCTCACAAAAAAATCTCACATGGACaaatttccacaggtctaatgtccattgcttgtgtttcttggcccaagcaagtcttcttattggtgtcctttagtaatggtttcattgcagcaattcgaccatgaagacctgattcatgcagtctcctctgaaaagttgatgttgagatttagctgttacttgaactctgtgaagcatttatttgggctgctatTTCTGAGGCAGGTAACGCCAATggacgtatcctctgcagcagaggtaacagtgggtcttcctttcctgtggcggtccccaCGAGAACAAAtttcattatagcgcttgatggATTTTGCGACAGCAatttaagaaactttcaaagttcttgacattttccagattgactgaccatcatgtcttagagtaatggactgttgtttctcttacATAATATGGACTTTATCCTATTTGGTAAAGGaacatcttctgtataccacccctaccttgtcacagcacaactgattggaaggaaattccacaaatgaacttttaacaaggcacacctgttaattgaaatgcattccaggtgactacctcatgaagctggttgagagaatgccaagcatgtgcaaagcaaagggtggctactttgaagaaatacaaatattttttatttgtgtaacacttttggataatacatgattccacgtgttatttcacgctgatgtcatcactattattctaaaacgCATAAAAATggcacaaataaagaaaaaaccctgaatgagtaggtgtgtccaaacttgactggtactatatatatataccagttcTCACTTTCCTAAGTAATTCATCCAGGTTCATGTCCAGTTCCAACTCAAGAGACAATGGCAAACATGCTAGCTAAGTGAACTCACAATCTCCTCATGAGCTCTGCTGGGTACTGGTTGCGAGGATCCCTGGTGTCTGCGGTGTCGTGACCTCTCTGCTCCATCATCAGCCTATGCTCAATGTACACATCCAGGGAATCCTTGGCCACCACCTGGGTGAAAGAGATGGGTATCGGGGCAGTTAAGTCTCAGACTCAGTGTTTTACAGGTTATTTCATCCTTAAAACTAACAATTAGCAACTGCCTGATCAGAATCAATATCCAAGTCAAGCAGGACAGGTCTTAAATGAGCACGTTTGTATTAATGCAGCTAAAAAAAATACCTCTCTCTCACGGTACTCTGGCAGCAGCTCGTGGACGGCATCAGCGAACAGTCCCATATAGCGTTTGGCGTTTTCACAGATGCTCTCCACCAACTCTGGGTCCTCCTCGGCCACATCGTCCAGGTCCACTTGCAAAGCCACCTGCTCCCTGTGGGACAGGGAAACCTACAGAAAACAGGACTGCTATCAGAGAGTAGAATATTTTGATTTGTGGCCGAGCACAGATGTTGCACAGCCCTTTTCTGCAAACAACGACAACCGTTCCAGCCCATCAGTCATTGGTTAAAGGGTCACTGCCACCACCTCACTTATTTATTGCAGAGTAGAACCAACAAGTTTCAGCTTTCAGGTTCTCTTCTTCAAAATAATGCCATGTATTACTGTGACTCAACCATTCAGTGAGTTGACAGGGGAGAAAGATGTTGGCTTTCAGGCTCACCCCGACAGATACTTTGACAatttgtttttcatggtttaaAACCATTTATCATATTAGATCATGGACTTTAAGTTAAATGACAAAGGACTGGCAAGACGCATTACAGAAAGAACAGGATCATGAAAGTCAGTGCCATACTCACAAGTTGAGCTCCATATTTGAAGACCTTCTTTCCATTGTCATCCTCACTGTAAAACTCTTGAAGGAACTTCTTGCACTTCTCTGCAggaaagagagaacagtctacttAACAGTGTACATTGAATGCTATGAATATTACAGGCAGAGTATAGCCTGGGTCTGAACTGGGGAACTTGTGTCAAACTGAGTGAACAATCTAATTTAGCTCCCCATCCACAATTGTTCAGTGTCAATACAATTCAGGTAATGAGATTTATACATTTGTGTGGGGTTTAACGTTTGAAAATTGCCATCATTGGAGTCCAGGGCCTTATATACCGCAAGCTGTGTTGACCTCTAACATCGCATCCCACAGAATCTCGAAGAATCATTTAAGTACTGTCCCTTTAACTCGGACTTCAAATGTTTTCCAAATTAGTGGATGAGTTCAAACCTTCACAACAATGTAACCAATTATTTAACGTTAAAGGTTTGGTTAGCTGTGCACTTCAACAACAAAAACGTTGTGTCCGTTTTGGGGAAAATAACTCCCACCTCAAAATGTGAAACATTCTGTATTTTAGACACC
This window of the Oncorhynchus keta strain PuntledgeMale-10-30-2019 chromosome 4, Oket_V2, whole genome shotgun sequence genome carries:
- the mcm7 gene encoding DNA replication licensing factor MCM7 yields the protein MAPKDYLAEKEKCKKFLQEFYSEDDNGKKVFKYGAQLVSLSHREQVALQVDLDDVAEEDPELVESICENAKRYMGLFADAVHELLPEYREREVVAKDSLDVYIEHRLMMEQRGHDTADTRDPRNQYPAELMRRFELYFKPPSTAKPKVVRDVRADSIGQLVTVRGIVTRATEVKPMMAVATYTCDQCGAETYQPIQSPTFMPLIMCPSQECVTNKSGGRLYLQTRGSKFVKFQELRIQEHSDQVPVGNIPRSMSIYTRGENTRVAQPGDHVAISGVFLPLLRNGFRQAVQGLLSETYLESHSITLMNKTEDDELGTAELSEEELRQITEEDFYEKLAGSIAPEIFGHEDVKKALLLLLVGGVQQAPKGMKIRGNINICLMGDPGVAKSQLLSYIDRLAPRSQYTTGRGSSGVGLTAAVMRDPLTGEMTLEGGALVLADQGVCCIDEFDKMADADRTAIHEVMEQQTISIAKAGIMTSLNARCSILAAANPAYGRYNPRKTIEQNIQLPAALLSRFDLLWLIQDKPDAEADLRLAQHITYVHQHCRQPPTHFTPIDMKLMRRYISLCKRRQPVIPESLADYITAAYVEMRKEARVSKDCTFTSARTLLSILRLSTALARLRLVDVVEKEDVNEAMRLMEMSKDSLQADKSSTTRAHRPADVIFSLLRELATEGVKGRGGSGGLVRMAEAEQRCVSRGFTPAQFQEALEEYEELNVWQVNQARTRITFV